The region TGTAGTTCTTTCATTCCATCATCATCcaccatgcatatatatattatacaaaggTAATAATGGATACAATAATGATAAGAATAATGATGGACTGTTACATCTGTTATACTGTTACATGAGGGACGGAATCActgtgggggcagctgcccccactcacccacccccacccccaccccatatatagcctttgtatgtatatatgtatatatatatacatataagaaAACAGATAAAAGTTAACCGTTGTTAAGCTTGCAGAGTTGGTAGGTGTGCGATTTTCAATtgtatacgtacatatatagctttcttcattgcttttttaatatatatatatatatatatatatatatatatatatatatatatatatatatagggttgcactctcgtgcgaactctcgcccaggtaggaaatgagaacgctccatagtcgtccacgtgtccagatcaacgaatcagatgcaattttaaaagaatgATGCGGTGgaattttcgtaaataactggaacttcgGTGcgcctagtttcacttaaaagtgcacctagtttcacttacaagtgcacctattttcgcacctattttcatttacaagtgcgagtaatttaccttgttaatattcatacacctattttcgcaaatattttcacttacaaatgcaagtaatttaccttgttaatattcatgcacctgggtgcaacctaggtgcaccaagttttaacataggttgcacctagttataacattaggtgcacctagttataacattaggtgcacttagtattgatgctcactgtacaattcacttgcacttgtaatacatttNaagtgcacctagttataacattaggtgcacttagtattgatgctcattgtacaatttacttgcacttgtaatacattttacttgcacgtgtgcacctattttcacttgcaggtgcaagtaatttaccttgttaacatttatgcacctgggtgcacctatgtgcacctagttataacattacatgcacctagttataacgttatgtgcaactacattccagacacgtggcgcgctgtgattcgtccgcagttctctcctgggcagccagtacgcacctgaacgcgatcctatatatatatatatatatatatatatatatatatatatatatatatatatatataaNtatatatatatatatatatatatatatatatatatatatatatatatatatataataagatgtataatttataatgtatttcctatttgaattattttatcaaatgaattatgttttatatagcgttatgaatatttttataaagttttgatgtgttttattttccgcatatattcaacaatatttataatgtattttgtaatttaacaatttattcgTATTTGATATTTGTATTTGAACCCTGTGGcactcggtttacactcccacatgaaaatgagtgggttcgagcctcagtagaggcgaCTGTGAACTCTTTGtacaatactacattgtaatagagttagtagtacttaaaaaacatttttgaaTTTAGTTTACCTTTGCTTCTTGGCCCCCCTTCAAAAGAAATCTTGGATACGTCACTGTTTACATACACATAAAACggtataatgaacatgaattaaacacttaacaaaacacacataattcatgttcataatgcacataatttatgttcattatatcatatttatgtgtatgtgtattataaacatgaattctgtacattatgaagttaaattctgtgtattggatcagagtccacaatgcactgtggaccctggtccacgatataaagaTTGATACTAGGTCAACAAGTCACTTTTTGatgcaattgtaattttttttaaaagttggaTGACCCAATTGcaatttcgtgtgtagttcaatggcttatttgacgcaaatttctattcttatttatcctttttttttaatgatgtgaaaggaaaaaaaaaatctcttagCATTGCAATGCCCTTAGGCCTTGTTTGGTACCATAGTTAGCTTATAgctaattttgacttgtttgaccattattagctatttgacttggttaaatagccaatatgagtgtttggcagtagttatgccgtggacccaggtccaccttgcaaggtggacctgggtccaaaaatgacgcctttttttttgttttgttttgtttttttttttttgttttgttttgttttttttgttttttttaaacatattggcctgaaatgtggaacacaaactctacattcacatacactatactctaaattcacaatttgtaaactccacattcacatattacaggattatatgtttagtaactatattaccactgttatgcattcacacattcaaaattctatattcacaggtcttatactccatattcacaacttgagaactccacattcacacattacagggctacaagttgttgctagaactttttaactctattacagattcacacatacataactctacattcacgatttctatactccatattcacaatttgaaacctccacattcacacatttctgggcaactctacattcacacaatcataagtctacattcacgatttctatactatacattcacactttgaaacctctacatttacacatttttggacaactctatattcagcaatatgtttactaatttaaaaaaaaaaagacaaaacggCGTAGttttggactcaggtccacAGATAATTTGcgagtgtttggttaattagctttttgtaactatttattgctccaaaacgctaaaattttaaaagttttctcAAAGCAGCTCTTTTGATCAGCTTTtcgagaaaataaattatacctttaaagtcattttgcatgcaACCATCTATCAaataacaactaatttaccaaacattttttgaCAATTAGCTAGTTTTATCAGCTAGTCAAACATGCTAAATGCTATCAGTTAACATCTATTTTCCAAGCACCCCTTTAGCAAAATTGTACTATGTACTTTGTAGTTGTTCCTTGGTCTGTAAGTCATGATACAAAGTTAGAACTCTAGCTAGCTATTTTAGAGTGGAGCGTCACTAATGGCTCAATAAGAAACAATGATCATATttgataacatagttagcttagcaactaattttgatttgtttgatcattattagctgtttgacttagttaaacaatcaatatgagtgtttggttaattagtattttgtaacaacttattgctaaaaaatgctaaatttcaaaaagctgcttaaaacaactttttcaataagcttattgagaaaatcattttgcatgtaatcagctatcagttaaaaactaatttaccaaacatttacAATCTGCTAATGCTATCAATTAGCTAGTCATACCTACTAACCctagctaacaactatttaccaaataccaCCTTATGATCTTCGCCTTTCACCTATGCCCAGCACAGGAAGTGACTACAACTTCATTAGGTTATTTAATAAAGTTTACCATATACTTAGCCAGATGAGAAAATACCCAGTTCTACCAAAAAAGACGTACAACTTTATTAAGTAATGATGTACGTAAGGTGGTGATAGAAACAAATGGTGAAAATGTCGTTCCGTTGGGAattggggctatgacacgtaCTTGTATGAATTACTAAATTCTAAGCACTAATGTTCTGGAattcataaggatccaagcaagCTATGATTAAGAatggaaaataaaactaatatttttggatttttgaatataaaggaatgcaaattaaacacggataaactatatgataaaaaatGGGTCTATATTAGGGTCATTGCTTTCTTGATGCACTAACAACTCGAAAATAGGGGAAAAACAATTCACCAAATGATTTATGGCAATGTACATAAGAATTCTAGTCTAAGCTACAATAGTAcgcaataaacaagaattagagtaggattgccccactttcgtgatacATCAATCCTAActcttaaaacacaaaagcattataagccccaaATCACCTCTATTTTCATAGAAGAAAAATTGagtttgaaattggttaggcttgagtctttcacccaattTTCATTGAAATGAAAGCCTCTCCAAAACAAGCTAACAACTGCTGCGCAACAATCATTAACAAGAGGAATTAACAattcaattcaaacataaaaaccctaGGTGGGTTActtatcccctttatgcaataactACCTTCCTAGCAttaagaatagcaatagaaccctaatccaaacttaaaagctaactactcacaCATTATAGATGTAAACAACGTACGCACAGGTAAAGTAAAACATCACCAACATTGCAATAAAATTGAAAGGAAGATAAATAAAGAGTAAataaaacttctctattgaagatgaagaaatccACTCCAATCCACGATGAATAAAACTTCTCGATTAAATGCACTGGGCGCTAACTGCAATTTCTTCAAATGGGATTCTCCTTAGCCAATTCGAGGAAAGGAAAAGCTGTGAAGTACAGAAACAAGTGTGTTTTTAGGGATTTGTTTTGCTTACTAATGAAGTGAGTTCAATTAGCCGTTCtctatatgtattttattatagcaTTTTGGAGTTCCTTGTATTAATTTGCTTGCTTATGAATTTGAGTTCTTGGGCAATACTTCCAGTGAACCCTATTTGGTTCAAACAAATGTGCACGTCAATGGCGTCGGCAAtaggaaagaaagagagaacTAATTATTGTGATTCATTAGTGTAGTCaagcttttattattattattattattattattattattattattattattattattatttttaatgaatttaatgaaaatgtttttatttttaggttCGTGGTGACTGGTGGATGACACGCCCATTCGACTGCATTCACCGAACCTGAAACGAGAAAAAGTTAAACAGGAGGCGAGAAATGAGAAGATTTACTGTAATAATGGCGGAAGGGAAAGAAGCGGCGAACCTTGGGGCCGACTGGGGTGCTGCGTCAGAGAGGAGTCTTGGACTCTTGGTGGTGCCACAatctgtaaaataaaaaaaaataaaaaaaatttaaaagccTCCGATCCACATCTGCATAGTATTACTTGTAACTTGTaggaaacctgctaaaaatgctagacgAAAAACAACTAATGGTAAATGGATCAAAATGTATGTTCTAAAAGATGAGGGTGTGACATGAacaatccaatatagttcagagtgcgggatgacactttagccatttatttatttatttttgggttgGATAGCAGTCGTACGTTGGTGGTTGAGAAAAATGGGATGCACTAAAGTTTGAAACGTTGCAGCTACCTACCCTGAAAAATGGGTGCGCTTAATGCATGGTAAAAATACAAGTACAAAACTAGCCCCAAAAACTGCACCAATAACTTCACCGTCTTCACGTACTTGATTGCTGCACCGCAAATTATgactatactttttttttggtaaatttacgaGGTCTTTCTCTATCCGTTTAACAGTCCAAGTTCACCCACGTTCACTCTGGGAGGCACGGAAActggcccaaggggaatcgtcactcGTGGGAATCAAACCTAGGTTTTCCTGGAAATTATGTATATACtgattgttaatttttttttaaaggagatATTTAGTCTATGAGTTATATTCATATCCACGACTCAATTTGTCAGttataattgtatttattttttactcctCAGTTATGAGTGAAATGATGTATTTGGTGCCCGACGTTAAGTTTTCGTTTCAACCTTATGGAAATTAAAACCCAATAACGCTCTATTATTGAATGGGTAAATAGTAAATTCACATATTATACTCCTTTTTATATTGTAACCATTTTTTCACTATTATTTTCCACTTTCTAGCTTTCTATTTCAAGGTTTTTCAATatcaaaagcatttcaataactttcgtaTGGCTTGTTAGGAACATGAGTCTCGTATAAGGAACACGAGACTTAATACAAATAAGGGAACACTTGATCACCGTCTTTAGGTTTGTGAAACACAATATCCTAAAAGTTTCTAATTTCTCTTACTAAATAACAACGGTAATCAAACcataacttttgagatacaagaaCATGTGAAAATTTTTAGATTGTCTTTATGAGAAATTCATAAAGAGAGTAATTTGAGACTTTTAGTATGCAaaaattcttttctaaactctaCAGTAGTTTAGTCAAGAATCATATACCTGGCAACATATGaaaattctattatatatatttctattatcAGGCATCCCCTCCTCTGTCCTCTTAAAAATCAAAGTAATGAAAGATAAACTTGGGTCTTATATAAAGAACTTGAGACTCAGTTAGGAAAGTTACAAAAGTCGtagatttttctttaattactcTAGTTTTTAAGAGGACAGAGGCGATGAATCAGTAGTTCATTGCAAGTGCATTTTAGAATGTTCTCGTATATATGTGAAtagttgttatgtcatggacccgggtccaccttgcaaggtggacccaactccatgttcacaattttagtattctatgttcataattttagaactctatctTCACAATTCGAGAAGTACATTCACTCGAATCAATTCTGTAGATTGGGGCTTAAAAGACTAACGGTTGTACTTTTGGAACATATACATACCATGCACTCTTTCctcactaggtttttcccattgggttttatAGTGTGGTTATAACGAGGCGtgagtatgatataataatattaatggaaaaagttgcaaataaatacttaaataggcAAACTCTAAATTATGTCCCGAAGtcttatgattgtactcttttttcccttaactaagatTTTTTTCCACAGAttttttcttaagttaaggttttaACGAGGAAATCAGGAAGGTTGTTGTCTTCAGGGGAGCAACTACATATcggtacacataaattattagtCTAGAAGACCAACAACTCTtacaatcctgaagattaaatCCAAACTATTATgcttgtactctttttccttaactaagtttttttccCACGGATTTTTCTTAGTgcaaggtttttaatgaggtaaccaatataatatatgattcttttttatgtatatatatcatgtactcttttcttcaactaggtttttttCCACGTGCAGTGGTTTTCCTAGAGGCATGAATATATTAAAGTATATTACCCATATCTCTTGTACTCTTTTCTTGtcgtctaggtttttcccacaggattttcctaacaagtttttaacaaGGCAAGATCGTAGTCAAACAATAATGTCCAAGAGGAAGTGTTATAATGGACATTATTATGTAACagacatatatatttatgtccCTATTTATGATTTCCGTTAtagatgtatattatatatatatatatatatatatatatatatgtatatatatatatatatatatgtatgtatatatgtatgtatatatatatgtatgtatatatatatatgtactctATTTGGAAACAAGTTGTTGATGGAATGAAATGATGGTTCCTTTTCTTATCTTCATCACTTTTGTCTAGATTTCCCTACTTTAGTTTATGCTCTAAATTGTAAACAATATACCGGTTAGAAGCTAACGGGCCAAACGGGCACAAGATTTTCAACAGTTTTACTTGTGGTGTGATTGAGTGGATGAGAACTCATCAATCTTTAGTCAAACGGTAAGGGATTGATCTCTGGACTTGAGTATGGAGCAGTCTTAACGTGTCTACGTAGGGATTCAATGAGAAGATTAATTATGTGTCCCACTGTGCACCCTCGGAgttatataatgaaattagcGTGCGtgacaaataaaactaaaaaatagaattgaattcaaaCAATAATGTATATCgtcaaataaaattgaagtgtaattaaaataatatgatgcCGTTTTACTTCAAGGTTTACGTTGCTAtacggaccatggtccacgataaaaTTTGTTGTGGGGGAGGgggcaaattattattatgtggaccataagaaggtacatttttaatatactaatagtacattatttaaataatgcacttttagtacttaaataatgtactttcactgagtacaatgtacattttttaatatactaaaagtacattgttTGTGTACCGAATGTACATTACttgatgatatataaaataatgtacttctaatactcaaataatatactttatgtacatatataatgtacttttatttatATTCTACGAAAAATACTACATAAACTCCCATTTCTTACTCCCATCTTTTACTCCCTCTCATAAATTCTTGATGTAAATACTTTTTCTAGGACTCATATGATGAAAATATCGAATTATCATTTATCATatcatgaaaatgatgaaataaaatGATGGAATAGAATTTAGAAATACGTGTAATAGTAGAACTCATGTTCAACACGGCTATCCTAGTCTTTAATTTGGATGATAATGCTGGCATCCTGGCAAGATATTGGAGTATTTTCCTTCTCTCTGTTTCAGTTTGCAAGGATGCttttgttattaattaataaatgacaAAACCTTTGTCAGGTTGCATGTCCTTAGGGAAAAACGCTCACTGACCCACTGACCACCACAACTTTCTACAGATCGAACTTTAATACCCaaatctcttctttttttttttctttttttttttggaattaataCCCAAATATCTGAGAACCCGGAAAGCTCAAATGGAAGAAATGGTAAAAATTCCAAGTGAAGAAGAAGTGGGATTCATGAGAGCCATGGGGCTGCAAAGTGGGATAGCAGTGGTGATGGTTTCAAAAGCTGCCATTGAACTTGGGGTGTTTGAGATCATTGCAAAGAGTGGTGAAGGAGCAAAGCTTTCTGCTCAACAAATTGCAGACTGTCTTCCCACACAAAACCCTAATGCACCACTCATGCTGGACAGGATGCTTAACTTTCTTGCTAACCACTCCATTCTCAGGTGCACACTCACACAGGACGACCATCAGTGTTTATACAGTTTGACACCAATCAGCAACAACTTTGTCCCTAATGAAGATGGGGTGTCTCTTTCTTCCATGCTACAATTGATCACTCACAAAGTATTTGTTAATTCCTGGTATCAACCTTTCTCTCATCTTCAATTCCTTCTGTCGTTTGAGACCATagcaagaaaaatgcacaaaaacaacCTTTTTTGACAAAGTGTTAGTCTTTTAtataaaagacaacagtttgTTCCAAAATCGTTGTTTTTTATGCAACACTTTTATctaagacaacgatttttatcGAACCGTTGTTTTcaatagacaacgatttttaatcgttgtttttgatatataagacaatggttaaaaatcgttgtctttgagtgtgacttttaacaacactGGTCTCATTAACATTTggatagacaacggtttttaattGTTGTATGTCACAACACACTAATGACAACAGTTCGGTAAAAATCATTGTCTTTTGATATATAAGACAAATGTTAACAAATGTTTTTTCTTTGAAcgtgacttttaacaacaccggtttcaataATAGATTTTTTTATCTAATAGTAAATGTTGTCTATAgacattttttttgggtggatACTGTGAACTACTCCTCTCGTACCATTTTCAGTCGATTAATAAGACTTGATTGGagttattttgaattcaatataatttttcataacatttaaatttaagtttagtattagtatctaaaatttataaatttagaaagtattgtaaaatacaaaaataattaataaccaataaagtaaagaaaaaaaattatttaaccaatgaataataaatatgacaaaaaatgagataagcgtgtatatatatatatatatatatatatatatatatatatatatatatatatttggagataaaaacttaatgcattaaatcagGAGCTTCTCTGAAACTAAAGGCTTCAGCTTCTTTCACATTCAAAAATACCACTAACCTACCCCATCATCTATATGAGAGTGTAAATCGAAACACCGGGTACCATTAaatcacaagatctttggcataCCACGAACATTTTTGGTTGCTAAGAACTTGCTTTCATCATCCCTCAAAATCCATCCTATCCATTGCATTGTTATGTACATCAATGCCGCGTCAGTGTTTAATCCCGTGTGCAACAAACTTTGCCGCACTGCTTGTGGTCCCCATTAGCATGCATCCAATTATCCAAAAAGGCGTAGGCCCTACGAAGCATCACATGCATATCAAAGATCACACCCTtccaaacattttcatttctacTATACCACATACACCAACAAGCCATCACAAACTTAGTAAGCAATTCTCCACTCAAAACCTTAACATATTAAAAACACCATGCAATGACATCATTACCATGTGTAGAATTAgactatatattttttgttgacCGGGGCGTGGACCATTGAGATTGGGGATTTAACCTTTGAGAGAagagtatatattttttattttacacttTTGGTTTTTCACTTTTATCTTTGAACTTTTAtgacatttttcataattttactattatatatatatatatatatagagagagagagagtgttaggatcatatgagatcacttgtttaggtaagaccgtgagatcagatcttgtgcatccatttaataatttaatggtctagattgatttaagatgctaagttgaagtgtgtgcgaacgataataaaatgtgtgcgaatggtgattaagtgtgtgcggacggtgattaaatgtgtgcgaacggtgattgatgtacaagatttgatctcaaaactttttaatggtctagattaattaagattccaagttgaagtgtgtgcgaacggtgattaaagtattacatggatgcacgagatgtgatctcacgatcttacctaagcaagtggtctcactggaaccctaccctatatatatatatatatatatatttgactaTTTTAAATCTTGCAAAACATAATCTTATGGACCAAAAGAGGGGAAAAATACTCTTAGTCACGGAGGAAAAAACAGTAAGTAggacatttaatttgtttggcaCATTTAACTATTTAATGTTCGGAAAAGAATGACAAAGTATACAGAGATTGATTCTTATGTTAAAATATCATAACGAGTTCGAATGTGAATTCACACAGTGACTTTGATTTATATCTCAAGTGAGAGCAGGGTGGAGCCTCATCCTTAAGCCATAGCTTTCGTGAAGGGCGTACTTATCTATAAAAGTAAATATCTTGAAACCTAAAATTCACATTTTGTCTTTTTAGTTAAATTCAAgtgataattaaattttattttgaatatttaaaaattttgagtgaaCCAAATAATAATTCGCATACGTTCGGTTCTGTTGAAATTATTTTGCATTAGTTTCgtattatcaaaatttattgaaataatcatataacttgaaacaaacaaagttatataacattattgttacatgtagtatccgTTCATACCCAACAAGTCAATATCGACtctctcaacctactgaagtacaacaAGTCAGTATCGACTCCACTTAGACTCCACTTAGgtttgaacccatgacctctcaTAAATGAGAggtcacttcatgccgcttgaccacaaggtctttggcaagaTCGGTAGGTTGAATCTACTATACCTCTATGATTCAaagattaaaaaggaaaatattatgtgtactCTCATTCTCTACTCTCAACTTTTTTACTCACACTCAAAATCTTGGCATAGACACTTTTATTGGGATCCATATGAGCAAAATAGCTTATTAGTGTCCGCCACATTAGGGAGTAAAAATTGAGGGAATAAGAACCgggagtacatgtagtagaactaaactaaaatgccattttttggGCATAGAATCATCGTGCCGGTGGTTCTTGTTTTACTCATTTTACATAGATGAGTGAGTTTGGTCATGTttgataacatagttagctCATCAGTCAATAtattttgacttgtttgatcactattagctgtttgaattggttaaactttcaatatgagtatttgattaattagctttttgtagcAGCTTATTGTTCCAAACCCCTAAAATTGAAAAAGCTGCTCTTTTCGATcagctttttgaaaaagtcattttacatgtaatcagctaacaactaaaagttaatttaccaaatgtttttctacaatcagctaatgctatcaactattCAAACcaactaacccaatcaactaacagctattagctaaaagctatttatcaaacactccTTTGTGTGAAGGTATGCATTAAAAGATGCTGTGCTTGAAGGAGGAGTACTCCCATTCAATAGGACCCATGCATTTGAAAACCCTGGCAAAGACATTAGATACAAAGAGGTAGTGAACAAAGCAATGCATGACCATAGTGCAATTGCTATGAAGAGAGCTGTGGAGTGCTACAAGGGTTTTGAGGAAGCCAAAGAAGTGGTAGATGTGGGTGGTGGGTTTGGTGCATCACTGTCCTGCATTGTCTCCAAGTACCCTAACATCAAGGGTATCAACTTTGATTTGCCCTATGTTATTAAAGACGCTCCTGCTATTCCTGGTATGTACCCTAAACTTGAATTGTTTCTATTTGTAATATATTCCAAATTCTTTAGTACTACCGAGTTTCTGCATGTACTCATCATTAGCGATGGCCTTAGGGTAGGGAATATGCACTCCGATCCTTGATCTCACATAttataagcatataattcaAGAGGAAGCAGTGtcattttctctttatattatatataattaaaaaggtaacaaaacataataaatttaaaacaatttaagAGTTAAAATACGGTACCAAATTTAACAAGTAGTTAAATATACTAAGTCAAAGATAATGTCTTACTTATTGCTAGGTGTGGAGCATATTCCAGGAGATATGTTTGATAGTGTTCCCTGTGGAGAGATTATATTCATGAAGGTTAGTGCTCATTCATTGCTCAGTAAAATATACATACTAGTGTAAAGACAACCTGCGAAAGAAGGTTTTTgattttaggttttttttttttttttttttttNNNNNNNNNNNNNNNNNNNNNNNNNNNNNNNNNNNNNNNNNNNNNNNNNNNNNNNNNNNNNNNNNNNNNNNNNNNNNNNNNNNNNNNNNNNNNNNNNNNNNNNNNNNNNNNNNNNNNNNNNNNNNNNNNNNNNNNNNNNNNNNNNNNNNNNNNNNNNNNNNNNNNNNNNNNNNNNNNNNNNNNNNNNNNNNNNNNNNNNNNNNNNNNNNNNNNNNNNNNNNNNNNNNNNNNNNNNNNNNNNNNNNNNNNNNNNNNNNNNNNNNNNNNNNNNNNNNNNNNNNNNNNNNNNNNNNNNNNNNNNNNNNNNNNNNNNNNNNNNNNNNNNNNNNNNNNNNNNNNNNNNNNNNNNNNNNNNNNNNNNNNNNNNNNNggttttttttttttttttttttttgtttgtttttgttttgttttttttttaatttttgttagatCATGAGGTGTTTTGATTAGGCCATAATTATAGGAGGCACTTTTACATCCCTATCATACTTAGATTAATTTCCGTTCACACCAAGCTGATCTAATTAAGGGGCAAAATGTGTTAAGAGTcttacattgataaaataagagaaaacATATGGATTTACTAGGTTATGGGTTAGACTAagctagctaattgattggattcaatattttaatgtttggcCTATGTGCGCCACAGCCCAATTAAGTGACCGTaacccaatcttagattataacaaatagacggtccacacagctgtgtggatcacggTCCAAAAGAGCGTTGTTTCgcacaatttttttctttttatttttataactcataatgtacattattctaatacataatgtatattatcttgccccagaagtttcattatgctaactcataattaaattattctatgcattatcttaccccagaaattttattattctaactcataagaTGTTGTTTTGGAccgtgatccacacaataatttattat is a window of Ipomoea triloba cultivar NCNSP0323 chromosome 11, ASM357664v1 DNA encoding:
- the LOC115997239 gene encoding caffeic acid 3-O-methyltransferase-like; this translates as MEEMVKIPSEEEVGFMRAMGLQSGIAVVMVSKAAIELGVFEIIAKSGEGAKLSAQQIADCLPTQNPNAPLMLDRMLNFLANHSILRCTLTQDDHQCLYSLTPISNNFVPNEDGVSLSSMLQLITHKVFVNSWYALKDAVLEGGVLPFNRTHAFENPGKDIRYKEVVNKAMHDHSAIAMKRAVECYKGFEEAKEVVDVGGGFGASLSCIVSKYPNIKGINFDLPYVIKDAPAIPGVEHIPGDMFDSVPCGEIIFMKWILHCWDDEHCLKLLRNCWKALPESGGKVVLVESVLPEHPEKDVVYGNNAFYVDILMMT